A region of Pyxidicoccus parkwaysis DNA encodes the following proteins:
- a CDS encoding aspartate kinase, whose product MALIVQKYGGTSVGSVDRIKNVALRCLAAQEAGHDVVVVVSAMSGETNRLLKLVSQITDRPDEREQDVIVATGEQVSIGLVALAIQAQQGKATSFLGHQVRIVTDSTFSKARIKSIDAQPIRTALSKGHIVVVAGFQGVDEEGNVTTLGRGGSDTTAVAVAAALQADACEIYTDVDGVYTTDPNMVPAARKLDRITYEEMLELASVGAKVLQIRSVEFAMKYKVPLWVKSSFTDDPGTLVCEEDKSMEDVLVRGVAYDRNEAKLTVCGVPDVPGAAAKIFGALDEKHIVVDLIVQNPAKDGRTDLTFTVGKTDFAKAQEVVKDIAQDIQATGVETDGDIAKVSIVGVGMRNHSGVAARMFKALSSEGINIQMISTSEIKVSCVVHAKYTELAVRALHTAFGLDQPLPPEGVSGVSESAALKGEKV is encoded by the coding sequence GTGGCATTGATCGTCCAGAAGTATGGCGGTACCTCGGTGGGAAGCGTCGACCGCATCAAGAACGTGGCCCTGCGCTGCCTGGCTGCCCAGGAAGCGGGGCATGACGTCGTGGTCGTCGTCTCGGCGATGTCGGGTGAGACGAACCGCCTGCTCAAACTCGTGTCGCAGATCACCGACCGGCCCGACGAGCGCGAGCAGGACGTCATCGTCGCCACCGGTGAGCAGGTCTCCATCGGGCTCGTGGCCCTGGCCATCCAGGCGCAGCAGGGGAAGGCGACCAGCTTCCTCGGCCACCAGGTCCGCATCGTCACCGACAGCACCTTCTCAAAGGCGCGCATCAAGAGCATCGACGCACAGCCCATCCGCACCGCCCTGTCCAAGGGCCACATCGTCGTGGTGGCCGGCTTCCAGGGCGTGGACGAGGAGGGCAACGTCACCACGCTGGGCCGCGGTGGCTCGGACACCACGGCGGTGGCCGTGGCCGCGGCGCTCCAGGCGGATGCGTGTGAAATCTATACGGACGTGGACGGCGTCTACACCACCGACCCGAACATGGTCCCCGCCGCGCGCAAGCTGGACCGCATCACCTACGAGGAGATGCTCGAGCTGGCCAGCGTGGGGGCCAAGGTGCTGCAGATCCGCTCCGTCGAATTCGCCATGAAGTACAAGGTGCCGCTCTGGGTGAAGTCGTCCTTCACCGATGACCCCGGCACTCTCGTGTGTGAGGAGGACAAGTCCATGGAGGACGTGCTGGTCCGCGGAGTCGCCTACGACCGCAACGAGGCGAAGCTCACCGTGTGTGGCGTTCCGGACGTGCCGGGCGCGGCGGCGAAGATCTTCGGCGCGCTCGACGAGAAGCACATCGTGGTGGACCTCATCGTCCAGAACCCGGCGAAGGACGGCCGGACGGACCTGACCTTCACGGTGGGCAAGACGGACTTCGCCAAGGCGCAGGAGGTGGTGAAGGACATCGCCCAGGACATCCAGGCCACCGGCGTCGAGACGGACGGTGACATCGCCAAGGTGTCCATCGTCGGCGTGGGCATGCGCAACCACTCGGGCGTGGCGGCGCGCATGTTCAAGGCGCTGTCCTCCGAGGGCATCAACATCCAGATGATCTCCACGTCGGAGATCAAGGTGTCGTGCGTGGTGCACGCCAAGTACACGGAGCTGGCCGTGCGCGCGCTGCACACCGCCTTCGGGTTGGATCAGCCGCTGCCTCCCGAGGGTGTCTCGGGCGTCTCGGAGTCCGCGGCCCTCAAGGGCGAGAAGGTCTGA
- the hutH gene encoding histidine ammonia-lyase, whose amino-acid sequence MSRARILIDGDTLKLEEILQVARNEATVELAPEAAARVRASRALVDRVAAGDTPSYGINTGFGTLAEVRIDKKDLRDLQRNLILSHACGVGTPLPLPEARALLLLRCNVLAKGFSGIRPETLGLALDMLNRDVVPVVPERGSVGASGDLAPLAHLALVFIGEGEAFFQGQRMPARQALERAGLQPVVLEAKEGLALVNGTQAMCAVGTLLQLRAEALADIADVAGAMTLEGLLGSHKPFIPEIHDVRAHPGQKATAAHLRRILAGSELVETHVNCSKVQDPYSLRCMPQVHGAAREGMSFARRILEVEVNSATDNPLVFTETERIVSGGNFHGQPISLAMDVVAMALTQLSSISERRVEQLVNPSLSGLPAFLAKNSGLNSGFMIAQVTSAALVAESRVLSHPASVDSIPSSAGREDHVSMGMTAALKGRQVGEFARSCLAIEVLCAAQALDFRLPVKPGKGALAAYELVRSKVPHMDRDRELHKDIEAVSQLIDSGALLAAVKSATA is encoded by the coding sequence ATGTCTCGCGCTCGTATCCTCATCGACGGTGACACCCTGAAACTGGAGGAAATCCTCCAGGTGGCCCGCAACGAGGCCACCGTGGAGCTGGCCCCCGAGGCCGCTGCCCGCGTCCGCGCCTCGCGCGCCCTCGTGGACCGGGTCGCCGCCGGGGACACCCCCTCCTATGGCATCAACACGGGCTTCGGCACCCTGGCCGAGGTCCGCATCGACAAGAAGGACCTGAGGGACTTGCAGCGCAACCTCATCCTCTCGCATGCCTGCGGCGTAGGCACGCCCCTGCCCCTGCCCGAGGCCCGCGCGCTGTTGCTGCTTCGTTGCAACGTGCTGGCGAAGGGCTTCTCGGGCATCCGCCCGGAGACGCTAGGACTGGCGCTGGACATGCTGAACCGGGACGTGGTGCCGGTGGTGCCCGAGCGCGGCAGCGTGGGCGCCTCGGGAGACCTGGCGCCGCTGGCGCACCTGGCGCTGGTGTTCATCGGCGAGGGCGAGGCGTTCTTCCAGGGCCAGCGCATGCCGGCGCGTCAGGCGCTGGAGCGGGCGGGCCTGCAGCCGGTGGTGCTGGAGGCGAAGGAGGGCCTGGCGCTGGTGAACGGCACGCAGGCGATGTGCGCGGTGGGCACGCTGCTCCAGCTCCGCGCGGAGGCGCTGGCGGACATCGCGGACGTCGCGGGTGCGATGACGCTGGAGGGGCTGCTGGGAAGTCACAAGCCGTTCATCCCGGAGATTCACGACGTGCGAGCGCACCCGGGCCAGAAGGCGACGGCGGCGCACCTGCGGCGGATTCTGGCGGGCAGCGAGCTGGTGGAGACGCACGTCAACTGCAGCAAGGTGCAGGACCCCTACTCGCTGCGCTGCATGCCGCAGGTGCACGGCGCCGCGCGCGAGGGCATGTCCTTCGCTCGCCGCATCCTCGAGGTGGAGGTGAACAGCGCGACGGACAACCCGCTCGTCTTCACGGAGACGGAGCGGATTGTCTCGGGAGGCAACTTCCACGGGCAGCCGATTTCCCTGGCGATGGACGTGGTGGCCATGGCGCTGACGCAGCTGTCGTCCATCAGCGAGCGGCGCGTGGAGCAACTGGTGAATCCGTCGCTCTCGGGGCTGCCGGCGTTCCTGGCGAAGAACTCGGGGTTGAACTCGGGCTTCATGATTGCGCAGGTGACGAGCGCCGCGCTGGTGGCCGAGTCCCGCGTGCTGAGCCACCCGGCGTCGGTGGATTCGATTCCGTCCTCCGCGGGCCGCGAGGACCACGTGTCCATGGGCATGACGGCCGCGCTCAAGGGGCGGCAGGTGGGTGAGTTCGCCCGCTCGTGCCTGGCCATTGAGGTGCTGTGCGCGGCGCAGGCGCTGGACTTCCGCCTGCCGGTGAAGCCCGGCAAGGGCGCGCTGGCGGCGTATGAGCTGGTGCGCTCGAAGGTTCCGCACATGGATAGGGACCGCGAGCTGCACAAGGACATCGAGGCGGTGAGCCAGCTCATCGACTCGGGCGCGCTGCTCGCGGCGGTGAAGTCGGCTACGGCCTGA